A segment of the Daphnia pulex isolate KAP4 chromosome 10, ASM2113471v1 genome:
TAATTTCTGTGCCTAAATGTAGACGCCGGTCTACCTTTTAATGTGACAGAAATAGCCGCTCGTCCAGGTGTTTTATTTCcctgataaaagaaaagaaacttgtgGGAGGTATTATGTAGCCTGTATATATCAAAAATCGTCTAGACTTGACAAAAAGACGTACATGTGTGTCTTTGAGAAGAAACGAGTCGgttgagaaaaggaaaaaagtaaaacgagTGGGAAAACGACTCGATTCGGCATCACGATGTCTCCTAGGCAGCACGCCATCATCAAGACAACGGCCGCCATCGCATCACGAGATACGATTTGAGTCGGCTTTTTTTCCATACAATAATAGCTGCTATGCGAACTGCTAAGAATAGGGTGATGTGCTACACGTCATGACGCACCAACTTGTTGACGTCAGAAAACTGCCACCGGTACCCAAAGGTGTAACACGCGCGCTCTCAGGTACCGCAGGGTTATCTGGTCAACTGTGTAAAAGGGATGGAGTCTTATATAATCAAGTAACGTATCTTTTTTGGGAATGTTACCTCCCCTCACCGCTTCTTTATAAGCGCTTATTCCTCGGTCGCCTAGAGCCCTAGTCTGTCGTCATTTAATTATCTGGCCAATAATGGTCCCTCCGGACAAGGGTTTCCTGTATACATAAAAACCTGGCCGACCCATATTTAGCCGGAAGACGTCCACCACAGCAGATATTCCGATACAGCATCAATATCTTGTATAACATATATCAGATTACTAGCGTTTACCGATTGAAGTTTGTACCTTTCAACTGCAATTACGTGTGACTTTGCACAAATTCAGTTTTGAATTCAATAAAGTTAGACCCACCATTGTGTCAGGACTTGCTACTACTATTTTCCTGCTTTAGTGAACTTCATTCTCTATGAACTCCGATCCTGAATTTCCGATTAGACAAATAATCCAGCGATTTGAGTCGCTCAGCGTCAAGTTTTGGcaatgttgttatttttctagCAGACGAAGTTTGTGTGTTTTGGAGTCGGTAGAAAAACCAAGTAAGGCGAATAAAGTTTTTCTCTTAACGATTCAAGAAAAAGTTACGCtagttatttatttacatgGACTTTAATAATTCATAAGACTTTTTGACGGATCAACAAATTTTCCACAATGTCGGCACTGCCTGTGGCTAAATTAGCTGCCCTTGTTGTCAAACAGTTGGCCAAGCCACTTGCCAACCTGGCCAAGGAGAAAGCAAAacaatcttattttttcaggACATACATCTGTATGCCTCCAGCACAATGTAActataattttcttatttcaattttcaaatacaaactttttctttacagcAAAAGATGTTtagtgttttgttttatggACTGGTTCCTTCTCGATCAAGAATGTTTGAGTGTTATCACTCACTCCATTGTTGCAATTAATATGGCTCTTATctgatttttgtattttttatcatCAGTTTATCACAGatgtgaaatgaaaattaagaTGTGGGCCATGAACCTGGGAAAGGCTGTCGAAATCCCAAAGCTGAATGAAGCGATGGCCATTGAGTTGGGTGGCACCCTATTGGGTGAAGGAATTATCTTTATCACCGGAGCTGTTCTCGTCACTGCCGAAGTGGTTcggcgaaacaaaaaagacgccGCTATTGAACAAGCTCGTCGTGATGAATTGGAGTCTATATTGGACCGTTTACGAGACATGGAAATTGAAGCCAGTCGCCAAGACGCACAACTAAGGGAGATCAACAGGCTCTGTTTGGCCCTGCAAGACAAATTCGTGTCTCCACCACCATCTCAAGAATCTACAGTCATCGTTACAAAGGTAGAGGCTCAATACGATGACAATAAAGCCTCATCATCTACCATTTCCAGCAATAATTCAGCTGTTCCTGTTACCCTAGACTCAGCATGTGGAACAACTGGAGAAGCGTTCGCCGGACACCGCCGGGGGATCGTGCACCAAGCCATAGCTCTGATTGTTAAAAGTTAATTCGTGAAACAGATCCCagtttctgtttttgaaatcatttgtaTCCCTTGGAAATTATCAAGAAGAAACCAAGATGTAACATAGTGCGAAATGAGAGGAATacagaataatttaaaagtttgattTGGCTATTTATTGGGCGAAATTTTGCTACCCCGCACTTCACAGAAGCGCCAAAAAACATTCGGTTGCTGTTCAAttgggaatttaaaaatatactcATATAACTTTATTcagtaaactttaaaaatatattttgtgaTTAAAGTTTGTCAAAAGGATTGAGACGAAAGAGATTAAACCCACCTGATCAAAAAATGAGAATATTTTGGTATATTTATAAATCAGTAAgactttgaaatttaattttagtgGTGACGCTGCCGGGGTAAtgtacaaaaataattcccgTTCCAAGAACGTGTTGGCAGATGTAACTAAATTTAGGAACATGCAACCCTTGTTATAGTGCCTAACGTCAGAAAAAGACACGAGATTTGTCAAGCAAACGACGTAACTCTGGAAACCTTTTGTGGTAACTAAAAATAACGAGGTTTTCACGTTTAACATTTTGCCTAAAACGCGTCATCAGAATACCTTAGAAATCTCAAAAAGGTAGACGCCATTGTTTCATCCATGACGTCAATCAATTTCACGAGTCTTGGAATAAACCTAATTATTTGCATAATATTtgcatatttcaatttttttgaatttctcttttgtttcccctCCCCCAACTACCGGTGGCGCTTTTCTCCCCCTTCCCCCCTAATTTCTCAACCCCTTTCctccattttgttttacacGAGGTCAGCAGAATTCAGTCTGACCATTTTCTCGC
Coding sequences within it:
- the LOC124205936 gene encoding putative OPA3-like protein CG13603 isoform X1; the protein is MSALPVAKLAALVVKQLAKPLANLAKEKAKQSYFFRTYICMPPAQFYHRCEMKIKMWAMNLGKAVEIPKLNEAMAIELGGTLLGEGIIFITGAVLVTAEVVRRNKKDAAIEQARRDELESILDRLRDMEIEASRQDAQLREINRLCLALQDKFVSPPPSQESTVIVTKVEAQYDDNKASSSTISSNNSAVPVTLDSACGTTGEAFAGHRRGIVHQAIALIVKS
- the LOC124205936 gene encoding putative OPA3-like protein CG13603 isoform X3, with the protein product MSALPVAKLAALVVKQLAKPLANLAKEKAKQSYFFRTYICMPPAQFYHRCEMKIKMWAMNLGKAVEIPKLNEAMAIELGGTLLGEGIIFITGAVLVTAEVVRRNKKDAAIEQARRDELESILDRLRDMEIEASRQDAQLREINRLCLALQDKFVSPPPSQESTVIVTKLFLLP
- the LOC124205936 gene encoding putative OPA3-like protein CG13603 isoform X2, which produces MSALPVAKLAALVVKQLAKPLANLAKEKAKQSYFFRTYICMPPAQFYHRCEMKIKMWAMNLGKAVEIPKLNEAMAIELGGTLLGEGIIFITGAVLVTAEVVRRNKKDAAIEQARRDELESILDRLRDMEIEASRQDAQLREINRLCLALQDKFVSPPPSQESTVIVTKTQHVEQLEKRSPDTAGGSCTKP